A stretch of DNA from Danio rerio strain Tuebingen ecotype United States chromosome 10, GRCz12tu, whole genome shotgun sequence:
GTCATTTGAGAGCCAGGCCTGCTGGAGCATGATAGCAGATAACAGATCTTACTGCTTCACAGCTCATCGGCAGCAAATAAGGGCATTTAAACCGTATCAAGGTGATTTCTGATCAGCATTACAGCACAGATGTTTTCTAAGGGAAGCAACCTCGgttaaaaaaacatggtttgcTTTTTTAGAGTTGACGTAGACTGTTTGTTTCAATTGCCATGTGTGCGTCACAGAAATTACATGTGATTTTCTACATGCTAATTGAAGGTAGTCATAGCTGTGTTCGAAGCACTGCTTTACGCTTCGAAACTTATTTTACAAATCCACGTTTCGAATTAGTGGTTTGGAGCATGTGTCAAATGGGCAaggttaaattttttttctctaaatggGGCCTTGCTATttcattactgttttttttttagatacgttataaaatatgttcaaactcttcagcttgaccTGTTCATTATGATTAAGACTCCCCTCAACCTCTATCTCTATATCCAGTTTTCTTCTATATACAAACAGCATTTACATTATTTGCCGTATGTAGGAGTGCaccttatgtttttattttgtttgatttaaattctatttatttatttatttaatttatttttattagtagttttctttattattattattttatcttggTTATTAGTAACTTAGTTATTTATCTCTACTTTATGAAAATTAAATGGTTTTCAGCTGACAGATGATATAATACCATAAAATCCACATTATTCAGATTTGTTCAGGTTGCCCCGGTGAATCATAGAACCTATTTCAGTTTTTATCTGATCTCAGATCAGGTTTTAAGAGTTTGTAGATGTTTAAATGAGCCTTTTGTAAAATGGAAAAGTATGATAttatacacagcaaaatatggggacccaaaacaactctatgggtgttaatttcaacactttgaaagtgtctcatggggtccactcaaaacagagttatatcaacactttcaaaagggttggcacattgacaccgaagtaagggttaattttaactcagggcagagttaaaaaatgtaactatatttaacaccgcctggtgtaatatattattttattcaactctcttgagtgtaaatatggtaaaaaggtcaaatagactgtaaattacaaaataaaaaacattttatttgaaaacattcacaacttcaacaattcattcaatttttaaaatgcaacaatgtcaaatttgctttaaatgttttattagtaaagacagtatcaacaaaatatgatgtccaaacttgatgtttcatcagagcaatttgaaagttcaatatatcgtcactcatagttttcttctgaaattacattttaaacaacttggcgtgcaaatctttcacttctggtgtttccttggtcctccatatcaaacacagcagtttaaatgaaggtataaatgctgtaaacttgtgtgaaaacaaactggagctaggaaatctcatcaagcatgtcctgtgaaagatgtgcttcccagccacaggatgacctttttatccatgacgatgtacagtagcagctgctgatcgctcgtctggtggttcctgatgcacggatatactgtagggtgatgctcatctaagaactcttcaagactccagcatgactaagaaaaatgtttgaaaacaaattgcaatcaaattctatgatatatttaaaataacatttaaagtaaataaaacattcaagaaatctaaactcaccttttgaaaatccacatgatgatccacaacttgactctcccagctggttgaggtgacaggatatggaaaagtagaaaaaacacatatatcactgttggatctccaaaaacaattaggttaaccactatgactagaactggaaaacaggcagctgtctgtccacaatcctgaatttaacacacttggagcaaaatttagaggagcttaaaatcttttatatcatttagtgatgctgacttccccaaaatattggccacagtgtaaaaaatattcataaacttacagttttctgtaagcgtgtgcgtgcgtgtgtgtgtttgtgtgtgtgtgtgcgtgtttctttaccagattcaacttgttaggccctttcaggtccagtattgacgccacctttcctggagtctagcagatgtttcaggtccaaatataatctaaaatattaggataagcagaagagaaaaagtgcaaagcaaagagcaaaacattatttaagtaacagttcacccacaatacaaaacttatcaccttcatgtcatttgttattctctaatgctctaataccctctcagcttattgtaaaACAAATGCAGAACTTTATacaacataccttcattattatcaccacatatgaccaagaaggtgtgcttggtcatttcaccaactctggaaatacaccatccgtctctaatcagccaccgtcacagggtcttgtgttattgtacagagaactgtggctgttaaaaaacaataacacattagtatcaaacacatatgcataaccttcagataaaaaagagagatgaacatcacaaagtatgcctcaaacattttcacatatcttttgattcagatgttgattattgataataaatctacaaatcaaactgtatcatcattaggctgctcaaatatgaatcagttgattaatttacagacaggtggctgtttacaacgcactaataaaacggaaatgttgtgtacagtacatgctaagtttagcctatagttttaagcacaatatcatgcgggagaaaaagcttgactaagatgttcctgacaacagaaatagcctaacttactaacgtcagacatcccgagttgggaaaagtcattttcgggggatacagagttgatttgcgggaggtagcgggagagatgagtacctaaagagcaatgggatgagttgcgcgcgacgtacctgaagagcggtgggggtgacttgcgcgcgacgtacctgaagaactgggagggatgcggtggagaggggcgtgcaaagtgtttaatgaccgggcgggagacgcgcgatatCCGGGAGatgatcattcatttgcgggcatctacttgggcatctgggagtctctgtgcatttgcgggataacgttaacgttagtcccgcaacttccgggagacttctgtaacgttaaatgtctgataaagtgcaaacgcggtcatttaaagacattaatgttaacattccgactttaatggttgtcaacacttaatataatttaagcgtacgttatcacacaagtctaagttatggactaacgttaacggtatatggacggccacgaatgaaccagtttaaaagggccgcggtgtttaaaataaccaaattaacgtacacgaataacaaacaatcatttgtttcagtcagaaagccttttacaagtaagcatatgttcatttactcaccagatatgttttagaaactctccagagcttatggaaaccgtcctgtgttgccgttagcatccgggcagagtaggctaacgttaggcggctccggggattccctcgctagtttgcttggaattaaaggagaagtgtcgattttattttacagatgggtaacaacgcacaaaatggcattaagcgtgacagaaatgtgttgaacatgtacatttgatgtttttatgcactatgtatgcgtgagcacatataaaaacattcttgaaaagaagtcaatagtaatgcagttaagctagatacacaaacgaccatgaatgaaccgcagaagtttaaaattgtaactccattctaaagttattaacttaacaacatgtttacaactgtatttccttaaagaaagtcagtaaaataccaacatttaggtagtttgactcaccagttgctgttctaaacctcagatggaaaatggcatctggaaaattcttcagtgactggggctgcatgaattcccggatgttggaaataacaccaccaagtgttgaaaagataactccttgatttcgcactgaataaaaacaattctaactcttattatattcatttatcaaaatctaactctttaacgtcaacactttactctgaaatgcttcaacaccgagaatttaactctggtgaatttgctgtgtagttaatatggaaaaaaatggaaatatatatattaaaaattgatttaaaatcatATTATGTAGACACTTCATATTTAATGATATTAGACAATAAGCTAAGTGCATTTGATACTTTCAACATTTGCATTGTGtatgaaaatgctcatttaagtctttaatttttacagtctatgattttATTCAATGTTTTGTCTGAATATTGTTTGCATTTACATGGTTTTGACCAACAGGTTTTCCTGTTTGGTGTTTTGAATGTGTATGAATCAAATTGCTAAGcaatttgtttgattgttttgaaGCTTTGTCTGTTATTAGTTGGAGGCATGCTAGTGGGAGGGGCATTCTCCCTATAGAGAGCatttaaagtgttagttcacctAAACATGAATATGATGTTTTTAAATACTCAGCCTTATGTCATTCCAAATCCCTGtgaccttcattcattttctgaaaACCAATTAAGATCAGGTAAAATTTAAGAGGTACCTCATCCTCAAAATACAGCAAGGTTCCTGACTCGTTCAAATTCCAAAAAAGCATCCTCAAAAAAAAGCTGTATGTCTTTAGCTGTTCAATCTAAATATCatcatgttaataataatattgtgtgcAAAAATCATTACTTTAAATAACGACTCAaaattacgattttttttttttttgttgttgttgttgccaaaatcattaaataataaagcaaaaatcatgttccatgaagacattttgtgaATATCCTACTGTGGGATGTTTAATATatcaaaactaaattatttattactaaATATATATTGATAAGCACTTATTTTAGACTAATTTAAAGGTGATTATCTTTAGATTAGATCATTTGAAATAGTGTTGTCATGATCAAATATTATCAGTGCAAATCTTATTCATTAATCGTTCAGGGGATGTATGAACCTCTTTTTAACAAAaatgacacttatgactggttttgtggtcacaGATTATAATTGAATATGAATCATGTAATACTTTGGCACAATAAACTGTCTTCGTGGAAAACATGAGGGAAAGCTCAAAACTTTCATCAGCAGAGCTAGGAGAAATAAATGTCCAAATCTTtcccaaaacaaacatttctgaTCTGTCTGTACAAGATAAACACATTGTCTGGCTGTTTGCTTACACAGTGCGCATGCAGTGTCTGAAATTTCTCTAATGTGATCTCAGTTCGCGGTGATTTCACAGCATGTGCCCTATTAAAATGTGAGACCATTTGGCAGGTCAAAACAGCTACTCGTCTTTTGCTTTTCCACACTACAGAAATTGGTCACTAATGTTCAACTAGGCATGGGGGATagctgttttcaaggtatactgcggtttggaaaagtcaaggttttaaaaccaccaacattttTTGCTATACCGTTCTTGAGGTATGTGTATAttacgttgttgttttttttacatgtttttttatgacaagagtatctccagcagaaaagatatccaaagatgccatttaaaattgtaaagaaatctgtgtttttgaaactaatgaagacagcagaagtcaatgagtcatgtgaatgatttagcctgacatgtttctcaaaataaaatatattgtgttcaaagcggtgaaaaagttttatttttacccagacatttgaaaataacttattttagagcagtaattacatcACCGTCAAACCatgatattttatccaaggtcatcatatcgtcagaatcttataccagctcaTGCCTATGTTCAACATCTAATAAAGACACCAGAGCAGTCAGAtctattaaaaatacattctgtTTTAATGTTGACTGATTACAGTGCATTGTGCAAGTCCACAGGCATGCTATAGGACACATTTCACTGCGAGAATAATTGTGATTTGCATCCTATGCGAGACAAAATGTACTGTTAAGGTTGTCACTTTATTATCTAAGGTATTGTGCATTATGTATTGTACTGAATAGAAGAATAACTGACAGCTGTGATGAATATTACAACATAAACAATTTAAACAGATTGCACCGATAGATATTAATCCAACAAGATAAATCAAAAGGCGAAAGCAGAACTCATAATGATGATTGATTAGAAAAACATCTTGAGATTGAACTAAATAAGACTCGTCTGCACTTTTTTCACCATTTGTTTGTCAAACAAGCTCTTTTGAAACTAGATTGTGGCATGTAACACAAAAAGTAATATCATGTTATGATTGTAAGATTCGTTTCCAAgtgattattatttaaacacgTGATCATAAGACGGACATTTATGGTTTTTGAGTTTTTTAATGGTCTTCTTAAAATCTTTGCTAGAATTGTCCCACTTGTGAATGCCTGTCAAAACATACTGTTTCCCCACACTTCGACCCATGATTAGATAGTGGTTCTCTAAGTTTTCCAGCTGTTGGCATGGACAATGTGCTCCACTTTTCAGGTAAAGCACAAGCTTCTTCAGATCCTGCTTTTTCATACTTCCAGCCCTCACCAGTTTTCTCCTTTTCTGCAGAATGACTTTTCGGTCCAAGTTGTCTATTTTAACCTCTTTGATCTTCGTCTTGATTGCTGCAAAAAGAAAACGTTGATTTTAGATTTTCACAAATCATCAAAGTTCACGAGTTTAAATGAGACAATTTCATGGCACACCGAAGAAATCctgaataaacatttaaaagagtTATGCAACGTCTGAAACAGTTACGCAAGGTAAAACCTTTATTTAAAAGCGAAATCCTTCAAGTATTGAAGGAAAACGCAAATATTTGAAGTATTTTTGCTTAAGGTCATTGTTGTATTTCTTCGCCATGGAGATGCTTAGCACTTGGCTGTTTTTCATCATCGGTTTTCACATTTAAGCCAAGAACTCACTCTAGTTTATGTCTTTCAGATGCTATTCTGTGCTAATTGTGCAAAGCTGGATCATGGCGCAATGTGTTGTATCGCAATATCATTCCGTGTGTGTGAATACATTTCTTGGGTCGGAATCAAATTCAAAATCCAACCAAGATCAGGATCAATTGCACAATTCCTCAAAAACGTACTTATTATTACTGCTAAATAGGCCTTATTATCGATCCCTGAGGCACACCTGGCAATTCAAACATTGCAAACACATAATAAGGTTAACAGTGTCTGATTGAAGTTCTAGTTCTCTATGACTTCATCATTCAGTGATCTGCACAATGTTCCTATTCCATGAAGAGTGTGAAATTTGACCAAATACTTGACATGGTGTACTTTAATAAACATTATGATCTGCTATAATGTGAAGACCATACACTGGTGTGATTgtggaaaattattttaaaaagaccaTTACAAGTTCAATTTCCATCACTATCCATCCTAAAGTTCTTTAATATGCTGATTTCATATGGTTACATTTACCAAATAATGATTATGTTTTCGTTTTAGGATGAGATCAGGTAGAAATATCCAATGGAAAAAGTTAACTACACgttttcattttcacattttacagtgtagggaTGCATAGTTTGAGACACAGTCATTCTATAATGGCTAGTAAAAGTCTTTGTTGGGTTAGTCCTTGATAGCTTGCCATAAAAATAAAAGGTCCCGTGAAATTCTTGCCAGAGGCGAGCTTCCTGTCTTTGACAACATCTCAGACCCTGAAAAAAAGTAAGCTGCTGGATTCAGCCCACATCATGGGTTGCTAAAAACTGCATTAGCAATGGAAGAAGTAGATCTGCTTTGTATAAATCCGTAATTTCTCCACTTGCGGTTGAAATCTAATAATCCCCTGTCATATATGTTAGTCTACGAAAAAAAAGACATGAAATATGcatatacaaaaagaaaaaaaagattgacGTAGTGTTgcaattgaaaacaaaataatgggAAGGGAGCAACAAAAAAGAGCAGTGCAGTGGTAAACAATACACACAACACTAAGTGTTTATCAGTTGTGTGAACACACATGCTGTTGTGTTTAAGCAACTCTACACCGTTCCTATTGTCTCAAGAGAGAAATTTTGATTTAGGCTGAGCAAATGCAGACAGTAATATCAGAAATCCTTTTTTTTAAGCAACAATATTATTGGAAACAAATGTTTGAAGCAAAAAAAATCTGGACCAGTACAGAATCACAATGATGGGAATCAGTTGTTCGGGTTTTGTTCTCTTGAAATCATTAAGCTTTGGCCAATAAACGAAGCATTTTGAAATCAGTTGCGTTAGTAGCAGTGTACTGAACAGTGCTTGGAATGAGATTTGCTTATGATTGTAAAAGATCTTTGCCAAAAGCCTtcagatctaaagtgtgtttcgaTGTGTTTCAGACAGATCTGCATAATAGTCTAAGACCTCGTTTTCAAAACTGTTTTGAACCCAAATGCCTTTCATTCTGTGGTGAGTTTCAACCAAAAGAttagcatttttatattagtcaggGAAAAACAACTGAGTAACACGTTTAGTAACAATCCATACTATaagtactggcttattacctgcctattaataaattaataactgtttcttAGTACTTatgaagtatgatcttattttacattcctAATCCCACCCAATACATAAATCCAACAACTGTCTTACTAAGtattaataaatagaaaattagTTGGCAGCGGTGTGAAttgtacaataaaataatttgttttccaATACTGCTTTCAGTCTTTTCAGTAAAGGCtactttttactttaaattttacTTCAGTTGTGTTTCAGAGACAATCGTTTATTCTCTTCACCTTCTTACTGACTATATCGTACTTCTTAGTTGTTAAGCAACTTCTTACTGACAATATCCTTTTTAATGTTAATtcatctttaatttatttattaaaggtttttaaatatgatatatttAGATGCAGTCTGAACTATTTTTGTTTGGTGTTTCAAAGttaatacaatattattacactaataataactttaatgcaTCAATTAATATCAGTGTCTCTTTACCAAATTCACTGGCACACATCTGATCCAGAATCAAATCTGTTTTCATCTCATTTTCACATGCTGGACAAACAGATGAGCCACctgcagaagaagaaaaaagaggaAAGATTCAATCCAAATGTCCTGCCACAGGGGATGAATGCAATAATGATTGTTCATTAGCTTGTTAGCAATTCTTCACAATATTACttacataatttatataatatattcatatacagtttgtatatatagtaaaatagtttaaatatttatcaaatcaTGTCCGGTAAAAAGGCACTTTTTTCCTTCTATTTAAACTCTTACAATAATATACAGTTTGCAAATTGATTACTCCATGTTTAGGACTTTGACACcactttaaaatatcttgtgCAAAATACTGACATCAGTAACCTTGTCATTCATGCATCACAAACAGATTTTAGCACACAATTAGCATTATAAAaccatacactacagaaaaaaagtGTTGACGCCTGCtgattactaataataatagtaaggaaatttaaaacaatttattaaacaaagatGCATTTAAATGAGAATTGTAAATGAACActattaaaactatattatattttacagatAAGATTGACACTGTTTACTATAATGATTGTCTACAACACTCTGGGCTCCCCTACAGGGGTTCTTTGCAAACAACTAGAATCAGAATCAGTAAAAGCTTTATTTCCAGGAATGTTTACACATAAGAAGACTTTGTTTTCATGGCAGAGGTTTCCACAGTGCAACACAATGACAGCGACAGTTAACAGaatcactagaataaaagcagttttaaattttttatgaaccattttaaggtcaaaatgattagcccctttaagctatttattttttcgactgtctgtaaaacaaaccatctttataaaattgcttgcctaatgaccctaacctgtctagttaacctaatatcctagctaagcatttaaatgtcactttacggtgtatagaaatgtcttgaaaaatatttagggaaatattatttactgtcatcatggcaaagataaaacaaatccgttattagaaatgagttattaaaaaattaagttcagaaatgtgttgaaaaaaaatgttctccgttaaacagaaattggggaaaaataaacagtgggcttataattcagggggctaataattctgacttcaactatatacaaTTTGAAAAGTGTATGTATggaataatatatatacaattttgtattTAAAGCTGTATTATGTGGAAATTGTTGTTAAATGTTAACTATGTgtgttgttaaaataaatatgtatagttTGTTTGACAATTTTTATCAATAATTCATAAGATGGACagagaaaaatcataaaaaaatgtaaaaatgaatccTGAAATGAATGAAAAGATCTAGCATTTTATTGAGATAAACATGTTGTtagtattaaataattaaacaataatataacaaaaatattaacaaatgaaatttatgtacaaaatattattaaatgagattcaaataaatcatttaaatcatttaaatttttgatttaaataaataaatacttaataataataataaaaacctgattaaaatgttaaagtcttaaagtttttttatgtaaagtagctaaataaaattacataaagtaaatacataaatacaatagCCTATTTAGAAACAGCGTAACTTAACAGAAAAATTCTATGTTTAATATACAGGATTAAAAAGCAGAATAACGAAAAATtcaatacaaatacacacataaactCACCTGCGATTAAGTCTGTTTCATTACTCTTGGTGGCGTTCGATGAAATGCAAACCTCGCCCAAAGGAAACTTATCACATCTGAGCATTTCTGGCCAGGGAAAGCCAAACGCCTGCATGATGGGGGCACAACTGTCCCGGACAGCCTCGCAGAACCAGCGGCACGGGTATAGGGGTCTGTCGAGGCACACTGGGGCGAAGAGCGAACAGAGCAGGACCTGTGTGCCCTTGTGACAGGCTTTGTGCACCAGCGGAACCCAGCTGACCGCCTGCTGCTTCACCTCCGCGATGGTCTCATGGTCCAGTAGATTGGGGAGCATCATCCTCCCGTAGCCAACGTTAAAACACAGCCTCAGGTCCTCGGGAATGTCCACACACGGCGGGTGTTTGTCGGAACTGTCCGGTGGCCAGATGTAGTCCTCATCCTCCAAGGCATTGAGCAGCGGCAGACAAAGAAACGGAGCGATGGAGAGCCACAGCTTCAGGGCAAGGTTCTTCATGGCACAAGGACGAAAATACTGTACCGAACAGTTATATCCACATGCGTCGCTGTGTTAAGAGCTCTGTTTGCATTAGTACGCTACCGCGCGCACTCGTCCTCAGTCTCTTCAGTTTTGATAAGTGTTGGGCGCGCGCTGCTTTTCGGTGCGCGTCGCGAGAGTTAATGAACGCGTTTCAAAGAAACAACCAATAGTAATGCAACCGGCTTGGCTTAACGATAGGATTGCTCAATGCTCTTGAATGACAAATTACCTTTTTTATGCAACGCGAAACTGAATCTATTATAGTTAACCCTTTTGCGCCTGTTTGGTAACAAGTAGCCTATATGCTGTGCGCGTGGGAAACAGACTTAAACATTTCTGTCtaatgatgatgctgatgatgatcaATTCACGAACGAATCACTCATTTTGGGTCGAAGGGGTCGTAAAAGCATGAAGGGTCGGGTTTGTCATATTTACaatacattgtgaatacacttttaaagtacattttttgATTTCTGTGGTTTCTTAAATAAATACAGAAGAAACGTTGCAAAGGAAACAAAACTGCTAAATTATTAAGCAggcatttaacagaaataatgtacagtgtagaatattaactcatggtgcagtggaaaaacaatAATAGCCtactgtgtatgactcccatgagcttggacgactgcatacatccatctctgcaatgactctaataacttgtgaataaagtcatctggaatgaaaaaaaatcatttttgcaggactcccagagttcattggGATTCTTGTAATtaattttcaatgcctcctccttcaccttacccagacatgcttaacaatgttcatatctggtgactgaacaatcctggagcaccttgaccttctttgcttgcaggaactttgatgtgaaggcagaagtatgagaaggagcactatcctgctgaagaatttgcccgctccagtggtttgtaatgtaatgtacagCACAAATGGCTTGATTCCTcgagctgttgatgttgccatccactctgcagatctctctcacGCCCCCACAcataatgtaaccccaaaccatgatttttttcttcaccaaacttgactgatttttgcgAGAACTTTAGGTCCATACAGGTTCTAATag
This window harbors:
- the sfrp1b gene encoding secreted frizzled-related protein 1b precursor; protein product: MKNLALKLWLSIAPFLCLPLLNALEDEDYIWPPDSSDKHPPCVDIPEDLRLCFNVGYGRMMLPNLLDHETIAEVKQQAVSWVPLVHKACHKGTQVLLCSLFAPVCLDRPLYPCRWFCEAVRDSCAPIMQAFGFPWPEMLRCDKFPLGEVCISSNATKSNETDLIAGGSSVCPACENEMKTDLILDQMCASEFAIKTKIKEVKIDNLDRKVILQKRRKLVRAGSMKKQDLKKLVLYLKSGAHCPCQQLENLENHYLIMGRSVGKQYVLTGIHKWDNSSKDFKKTIKKLKNHKCPSYDHVFK